A genomic segment from Actinoplanes sichuanensis encodes:
- a CDS encoding Gfo/Idh/MocA family protein — MPPSPPRRYALVGAGARAGMFVRAITGDHADVAELVAMADTNPARLAAHNRRLAKPVPVYDAADFTEMLKRERVDVVLVATVDRYHDHYVVAALEAGCDAITEKPMTVDAAGCRRILDAQRRTGRDVRVTFNYRYNPLHEAVKQVISSGEIGEVGSVHFEWLLDVRHGADYFRRWHRDKQNSGGLLVHKAGHHFDLVNWWLDDSPSLVFAAGRLFFYGEAGRRHGYARDYDRAHGAADADGDPFALRMTDEPAMKELYLDAEDHDGYHRDRNVFAPGVTIEDDMAVLVRYTGGASMSYHLTAYAPWEGYRVMFNGSRGRLELEVVESDHVAPDAAAGVKGEPGAESTAEKGFKRLLVRPFWAPPREIGVDGLSRHGHGGADVRMLADLIRPDAPPDPLGRTADAVDGARALLTGLAANESLVQGQAIRVQDLLDLKDNR; from the coding sequence ATGCCCCCGTCCCCACCCCGCCGGTACGCCCTCGTGGGCGCTGGCGCACGGGCTGGAATGTTCGTCCGGGCGATCACCGGTGACCACGCGGACGTGGCCGAGCTGGTGGCCATGGCCGACACCAATCCCGCCCGGCTCGCCGCCCACAACAGGCGGCTCGCGAAGCCCGTCCCGGTCTACGACGCTGCCGACTTCACCGAGATGCTCAAACGCGAGCGCGTCGACGTCGTACTGGTCGCCACCGTGGACCGCTATCACGACCACTACGTGGTGGCCGCTCTCGAAGCGGGCTGCGACGCCATCACCGAGAAGCCGATGACCGTCGACGCCGCCGGTTGCCGCCGCATCCTGGACGCGCAGCGGCGCACCGGGCGCGACGTCCGGGTCACCTTCAACTACCGCTACAACCCGCTGCACGAGGCGGTGAAGCAGGTCATCTCCTCCGGCGAGATCGGCGAGGTCGGCTCGGTCCACTTCGAATGGCTGCTCGACGTACGGCACGGCGCCGACTACTTCCGCCGCTGGCACCGCGACAAGCAGAACTCCGGCGGCCTGCTCGTACACAAGGCCGGCCACCACTTCGACCTGGTCAACTGGTGGCTCGACGACAGCCCTTCGCTCGTTTTCGCGGCCGGCCGGCTGTTTTTCTACGGCGAGGCGGGGCGGCGGCACGGCTACGCCCGCGACTACGACCGGGCGCACGGCGCGGCCGACGCCGACGGTGACCCGTTCGCGCTGCGGATGACCGACGAACCGGCGATGAAGGAGCTCTACCTCGACGCCGAGGACCACGACGGCTACCACCGCGACCGCAACGTGTTCGCCCCCGGCGTGACCATCGAGGACGACATGGCGGTGCTGGTCCGCTACACCGGCGGCGCGTCGATGAGCTACCACCTCACCGCGTACGCCCCCTGGGAGGGCTACCGGGTGATGTTCAACGGCAGCCGCGGCCGCCTCGAACTGGAGGTGGTGGAGAGCGACCACGTCGCACCCGACGCCGCCGCCGGGGTCAAGGGCGAGCCGGGCGCCGAGTCGACCGCCGAGAAGGGCTTCAAACGGCTGCTGGTACGGCCGTTCTGGGCGCCGCCGCGGGAGATCGGAGTGGACGGGCTGTCCCGACACGGGCACGGCGGAGCGGACGTGCGGATGCTCGCCGACCTGATCCGCCCGGACGCCCCACCGGATCCGCTCGGCCGTACCGCCGACGCCGTCGACGGCGCCCGCGCCCTGCTCACCGGCCTCGCCGCCAACGAGTCCCTGGTCCAGGGCCAGGCCATCCGCGTGCAAGACCTCCTCGATCTCAAGGACAACAGGTGA
- the uxaC gene encoding glucuronate isomerase, translated as MTDENHLLPAEPAQRQIARELYQHAKDLPLISPHGHVDPVLLADDQPFPDPARLFVVPDHYVTRMLASQGIPPARLGVPSVDGSAVETDGRAIWRLLAENWRLFRGTPSRLWTEKVLAEVFGISARLGADTADEIYDELSARLAEPEFRPRALFTKFNIEVLATTESPLDELQAHAKLAADGWGGPGGRVITTFRPDNLVDPDWPGWAERVAELGALTGLDVGTYSGFLAALRSRREAFIEAGATSSDHGHLTARTVVLDEAEAAVLYRKAIGGGASEADAETFRGHMLVEFARMSLDDGLVMQLHPGSVRNHNRDLYQRHGRDTGGDIPSATDYVHALRPLLDAHGTDPRLRVVLYTLDETAFSRELAPLAGGYPSLYLGAPWWFLDSPNALRRFREAVTETAGFYNTSGFVDDTRAFCSIPARHDVARRVDAGYLAKLVTEGTLPLDEAAETIADLAYHLPKRVFRLAEKA; from the coding sequence GTGACCGACGAGAACCACCTCCTCCCCGCCGAGCCGGCCCAGCGGCAGATCGCCCGCGAGCTGTACCAGCACGCGAAGGACCTGCCCCTGATCAGCCCGCACGGGCACGTCGACCCGGTACTGCTCGCCGACGACCAGCCCTTCCCCGACCCGGCCCGGCTCTTCGTGGTCCCCGACCACTACGTCACCCGGATGCTGGCCAGCCAGGGCATCCCGCCGGCCCGCCTCGGCGTGCCGAGCGTGGACGGCTCGGCGGTGGAGACCGACGGCCGGGCGATCTGGCGGCTGCTGGCGGAGAACTGGCGACTCTTCCGGGGCACCCCGTCACGACTCTGGACCGAGAAGGTCCTCGCCGAGGTCTTCGGCATCTCGGCCCGGCTGGGCGCCGACACCGCCGACGAGATCTACGACGAGCTGTCGGCCCGCCTGGCCGAACCGGAGTTCCGTCCGCGCGCACTGTTCACGAAGTTCAACATCGAGGTCCTGGCCACCACCGAGAGTCCCCTGGACGAGCTGCAGGCGCACGCCAAACTCGCCGCCGACGGCTGGGGCGGCCCCGGTGGACGGGTGATCACCACGTTCCGCCCGGACAACCTGGTCGACCCGGACTGGCCGGGCTGGGCCGAGCGGGTCGCCGAACTCGGTGCGCTCACCGGCCTGGACGTCGGCACCTACTCCGGGTTCCTGGCCGCGCTGCGCAGCCGCCGCGAGGCGTTCATCGAAGCCGGCGCCACCAGCTCCGACCACGGCCACCTGACCGCGCGGACCGTGGTCCTGGACGAGGCCGAGGCGGCGGTCCTCTACCGCAAGGCCATCGGCGGCGGCGCGAGCGAGGCCGACGCCGAGACGTTCCGGGGGCACATGCTCGTCGAGTTCGCCCGCATGTCACTCGACGACGGCCTGGTGATGCAGCTGCACCCGGGTTCGGTCCGCAACCACAACCGGGACCTCTACCAGCGGCACGGCCGGGACACCGGCGGGGACATCCCGTCGGCCACCGACTATGTGCACGCGTTGCGGCCGCTGCTCGACGCGCACGGCACCGACCCTCGGCTGCGGGTCGTGCTCTACACCCTGGACGAGACCGCGTTCAGTCGGGAGCTCGCCCCGCTGGCCGGCGGCTACCCGTCGCTCTACCTCGGCGCGCCCTGGTGGTTCCTGGACAGCCCGAACGCGCTGCGCCGGTTCCGGGAGGCGGTCACCGAGACGGCCGGCTTCTACAACACCTCCGGCTTCGTCGACGACACCCGCGCGTTCTGCTCCATCCCGGCCCGGCACGACGTGGCCCGCCGGGTCGACGCCGGATACCTCGCCAAGTTGGTCACCGAGGGCACGCTGCCGCTCGACGAGGCCGCCGAGACCATCGCCGACCTGGCCTACCACCTGCCGAAGCGGGTCTTCCGGCTGGCTGAGAAGGCATGA
- a CDS encoding mannitol dehydrogenase family protein, with translation MTVTYRLDRGALASLPEASRPAVEPGSVRPGIVHLGLGAFHRAHQAVFTESAVAASGGDWGVIGVAPRSRVILDQLRAQDGLYSVLTVGDGADRAKAVGILAGFGHAAGDPYGVVAAIADPGVRIVSMTVTEKAYRLDPGGRLLLDDELRAQLTGHAPPTTVPALLVRGLLRRQAAGGGPLTVLCCDNLMGNGPRIRGLVEQALDVAGAHLPGGVAFPATMVDRIVPATSAEHLRRTALALGADDAVPVVAEQFTQWVIEDDFPGGRPDWDGVGAIMTDDVTSWEKLKLRALNAVHSACAYLGALAGRELIADSLEIPGLPAVLRRFIADDIAPTFEPPPGVTVVGYGETALGRFANRELGHRNLQVAMDGTQKLPHRLLGTIADRRKTGDTPGWAILVLAAWMRFARGYADSGAPLHLDDPLAHRIRDALAAAPDTAPGVVGALLALPEVFPPHLAGDGVLRAELIRWYGELERHGVEATIGGLGR, from the coding sequence ATGACGGTGACCTACCGCCTCGACCGCGGCGCCCTGGCGTCGTTGCCCGAGGCGTCCCGGCCGGCCGTCGAGCCCGGTTCGGTACGGCCCGGGATCGTCCACCTCGGACTCGGTGCGTTCCACCGGGCCCACCAGGCGGTCTTCACCGAGTCGGCGGTCGCCGCGTCGGGTGGCGACTGGGGAGTCATCGGAGTGGCGCCGCGCTCCCGGGTCATCCTCGACCAGCTGCGTGCCCAGGACGGGCTGTACAGCGTCCTGACCGTCGGCGACGGTGCCGACCGGGCCAAGGCGGTCGGCATCCTGGCCGGGTTCGGGCACGCCGCGGGTGATCCCTACGGGGTGGTCGCGGCGATCGCCGACCCCGGGGTGCGGATCGTGTCGATGACCGTCACCGAGAAGGCGTACCGGCTCGACCCGGGCGGGAGGTTGCTGCTCGACGACGAGCTGCGGGCCCAGCTGACCGGGCACGCGCCGCCGACGACCGTACCGGCGCTGCTGGTCCGTGGTCTGCTGCGGCGGCAGGCCGCCGGTGGCGGCCCGCTGACCGTGCTGTGCTGCGACAACCTGATGGGTAACGGCCCGCGTATCCGTGGCCTGGTCGAGCAGGCGCTCGACGTGGCCGGCGCGCACCTGCCGGGCGGGGTGGCGTTCCCGGCCACCATGGTCGACCGGATCGTGCCGGCGACCAGCGCCGAGCACCTCCGCCGGACCGCGCTCGCCCTGGGCGCCGACGACGCCGTCCCGGTGGTCGCCGAACAGTTCACCCAATGGGTGATCGAGGACGACTTCCCCGGCGGGCGGCCGGACTGGGACGGCGTCGGCGCGATCATGACCGACGACGTCACCTCGTGGGAGAAGCTGAAACTACGGGCCCTGAACGCGGTCCACTCGGCATGCGCTTATCTCGGGGCACTGGCGGGCCGCGAGCTGATCGCCGACTCCCTGGAGATCCCCGGTCTGCCGGCGGTGCTGCGCCGGTTCATCGCCGACGACATCGCACCCACCTTCGAACCACCACCGGGCGTCACCGTCGTCGGTTACGGCGAGACCGCCCTCGGGCGGTTCGCCAACCGCGAACTCGGCCACCGCAACCTCCAGGTCGCGATGGACGGCACCCAGAAACTGCCGCATCGGCTGCTCGGCACCATCGCCGACCGGCGGAAGACCGGCGACACTCCCGGTTGGGCGATCCTCGTCCTGGCCGCATGGATGCGCTTCGCGAGGGGGTACGCCGACAGCGGCGCCCCCCTTCACCTGGACGACCCACTGGCGCACCGGATCCGGGACGCGCTCGCCGCCGCCCCGGACACCGCGCCCGGCGTGGTCGGCGCGCTGCTCGCGCTGCCCGAGGTCTTCCCGCCGCACCTGGCCGGCGACGGGGTGCTGCGTGCGGAGCTGATCCGCTGGTACGGCGAACTGGAACGACACGGCGTCGAGGCGACCATCGGAGGTCTCGGGCGATGA
- a CDS encoding Gfo/Idh/MocA family protein, translating to MTTRVALIGAGGHGLSHRRTLQRLLDAGRIEVAGLCDRQPVAAHPDAPLDGAPFFTDHTELLSVTRPDVVVICTPPHTHLALALDVFAAGADLLLEKPPVMSLAEHEKLASSCGGRILQIGFQALGSVALAELCAAEPSGEIGVTGAWWRPDTYYQRAPWAGKRLVDGRPVLDGALVNPFAHALMQALVVADAAGPEFRPVTLELERYRTRAIETDDTTFLRLTGADGRRITAAVTLASPVFIAGEIRVGEAVLEYPTDRLRLPGEPDFRHVPGRAGLLENLLDHRRDRTVPLLAPLSRTAGFTAVAEAIVASPAPEEIGPEWLTPHPDGGGSVIAGIDSLVREVADTGRLPSETGVPWARPGHRVALGALPAH from the coding sequence ATGACGACGAGGGTCGCGCTGATCGGGGCCGGTGGGCACGGTCTCTCGCATCGGCGGACGCTGCAGCGGCTGCTGGACGCCGGGCGGATCGAGGTGGCCGGGCTCTGTGACCGGCAGCCGGTTGCGGCCCACCCGGACGCGCCGCTGGACGGGGCGCCGTTCTTCACCGACCACACCGAGTTGCTCTCGGTCACGCGGCCCGACGTCGTGGTGATCTGCACGCCGCCGCACACCCACCTGGCGCTCGCGCTCGACGTGTTCGCGGCCGGTGCCGATCTGCTGCTGGAGAAGCCGCCGGTGATGTCGCTGGCCGAGCACGAGAAACTGGCCTCGTCGTGCGGCGGGCGGATCCTGCAGATCGGGTTCCAGGCGCTCGGGTCGGTGGCGCTCGCCGAGTTGTGCGCCGCCGAACCGTCCGGGGAGATCGGGGTGACCGGAGCCTGGTGGCGGCCGGACACCTACTACCAGCGGGCGCCATGGGCCGGGAAACGGCTCGTCGACGGGCGGCCGGTGCTGGACGGGGCGCTGGTCAACCCGTTCGCCCACGCGCTCATGCAGGCCCTGGTCGTCGCCGACGCCGCCGGTCCGGAGTTCCGTCCGGTGACGCTGGAACTGGAGCGTTACCGGACCCGGGCGATCGAGACCGACGACACCACGTTCCTGCGCCTGACCGGTGCGGACGGGCGCCGGATCACCGCGGCGGTGACCCTCGCCTCGCCGGTCTTCATCGCCGGCGAGATCCGGGTCGGCGAGGCGGTGCTCGAATACCCGACCGACCGCCTCCGACTGCCCGGGGAACCCGACTTCCGGCACGTCCCGGGTCGGGCCGGGCTGCTGGAGAACCTGCTCGACCACCGGCGTGACCGGACGGTGCCGTTGCTGGCACCGCTCTCGCGGACCGCCGGGTTCACCGCCGTGGCCGAGGCGATCGTGGCCTCGCCCGCGCCGGAGGAGATCGGCCCGGAATGGCTGACGCCGCACCCGGACGGGGGTGGCTCGGTCATCGCGGGCATCGACTCGCTGGTCCGGGAGGTGGCCGATACGGGGCGGCTGCCCTCCGAGACCGGCGTGCCGTGGGCGCGGCCCGGCCACCGGGTCGCGCTCGGCGCACTGCCCGCCCACTGA
- a CDS encoding pectate lyase family protein encodes MRTALAATIGLVLAAGVATVPASAAPVKIPAGAREVLPVNDGWAASTTGTTGGSAADDAHVFVVSNRAELAAALAGGTDPTPRIVLIKGTIHANEDDAGNPLTCADYADPAYTLDGYLAAYDPAVWGRATRPSGPLEEARVRSQRNQAARIQLKVGANTTVYGLPNARLIGGNLLIQNVDNVIVRNVRFEDAADCFPAWDPTDGSLGNWNSAYDMVTLTGATHVWADHNTFSDGDNVDANQPLYLGRPYQVHDGALDIIRASDYVTASWNVFQEHDKTMLIGSSNTVGADVGKLRVTLHHNKFANVGQRVPRVRFGQVDVYNNYYYQTDEDTYSYSWGVGVYSAIYAENNFLLRSADIALEDAVYDWGGTAITEIGTLTRVGTGPVRAVNLVAEHNATHDPDLGTDAGWTPALRAGPVTPTAAVPALVNKGAGAGRC; translated from the coding sequence GTGCGTACCGCTCTCGCCGCGACCATCGGCCTCGTCCTCGCCGCCGGTGTCGCCACTGTCCCCGCGTCCGCCGCACCGGTGAAGATTCCGGCCGGGGCGCGGGAGGTCCTTCCCGTGAATGACGGGTGGGCCGCCTCCACCACCGGAACCACGGGTGGCTCCGCGGCCGACGACGCACACGTGTTCGTCGTGAGCAATCGCGCCGAATTGGCGGCCGCCCTCGCCGGCGGCACCGATCCGACGCCCCGGATCGTGCTTATCAAAGGCACCATCCACGCCAACGAGGATGACGCCGGTAATCCGCTGACGTGTGCCGATTACGCGGATCCGGCCTACACCCTGGACGGTTATCTCGCCGCCTACGACCCCGCGGTCTGGGGCCGGGCCACCCGGCCGAGCGGTCCGCTGGAGGAGGCCCGGGTCCGGTCGCAGCGCAACCAGGCGGCCCGGATCCAGCTCAAGGTCGGCGCGAACACCACGGTCTACGGCCTGCCGAACGCCCGGCTGATCGGCGGTAACCTGCTGATCCAGAACGTGGACAACGTGATCGTGCGCAACGTGCGGTTCGAGGACGCGGCCGACTGTTTCCCGGCCTGGGATCCGACCGACGGTTCGCTCGGCAACTGGAATTCCGCCTACGACATGGTGACCCTGACCGGGGCGACGCACGTGTGGGCGGATCACAACACGTTCAGCGACGGCGACAACGTCGACGCGAACCAGCCGCTCTACCTCGGGCGGCCCTATCAGGTGCACGACGGCGCGCTCGACATCATCCGGGCGTCCGATTACGTCACCGCCTCCTGGAATGTATTCCAGGAACACGACAAGACGATGCTGATCGGATCGAGCAACACGGTCGGCGCGGATGTCGGGAAACTGCGCGTCACCCTGCACCACAACAAATTCGCCAATGTGGGCCAGCGGGTTCCGCGGGTGCGTTTCGGTCAGGTCGACGTCTACAACAACTACTACTACCAGACCGATGAGGACACCTATTCGTACTCGTGGGGGGTGGGGGTCTACTCGGCGATCTACGCCGAGAACAACTTCCTGCTGCGCAGTGCGGACATCGCCCTCGAGGACGCCGTCTACGACTGGGGCGGCACCGCGATCACCGAGATCGGCACGCTGACGCGGGTCGGCACCGGTCCGGTGCGGGCGGTGAACCTGGTCGCCGAGCACAACGCCACCCACGACCCGGACCTGGGCACCGACGCGGGCTGGACGCCCGCGCTGCGGGCCGGGCCGGTCACCCCCACCGCCGCTGTTCCGGCGCTGGTCAACAAGGGTGCCGGCGCGGGCCGGTGCTGA
- a CDS encoding fascin domain-containing protein gives MKSTVRRLAAVPVGILLLTGPAAPAEASGLIAPPAASGPVGSADASGSTGSVGVSRSAVPAAASGSTAVLTPPGAGSAALEQMRRAVAAETGATDVPCWRDLAIKSTANGRFVSAEIGWDGGDYGALRARAAAAGKWEKFIVCRDADTGVTRIRAQANNEYVSAELDYAGARYGMLRAQAEKVGGWERFYSNSAPGGQFSFYTKDTRRWVAAETTFTGKLYGVLRARATSVSAEETFAW, from the coding sequence ATGAAATCAACTGTCCGCCGCCTGGCGGCGGTCCCCGTCGGAATCCTTCTTCTCACCGGTCCCGCCGCCCCGGCCGAAGCGTCCGGTCTGATCGCGCCGCCGGCCGCATCCGGCCCGGTCGGTTCGGCGGACGCATCCGGATCCACCGGGTCGGTGGGCGTGTCCCGCTCCGCGGTGCCGGCCGCGGCTTCCGGATCCACCGCGGTCCTCACTCCGCCCGGCGCCGGCTCGGCCGCGCTCGAACAGATGCGCCGCGCGGTCGCCGCCGAAACCGGCGCGACGGATGTGCCGTGCTGGCGTGATCTCGCGATCAAATCCACCGCCAACGGCCGCTTCGTCTCGGCCGAGATCGGCTGGGACGGCGGCGACTACGGCGCTTTGCGGGCGCGGGCGGCGGCGGCCGGCAAGTGGGAGAAGTTCATCGTCTGCCGGGACGCCGACACCGGAGTCACCCGGATCCGCGCGCAGGCCAACAACGAGTACGTCTCGGCGGAGCTGGACTACGCCGGCGCCCGCTACGGAATGCTGCGCGCGCAGGCCGAGAAGGTCGGTGGCTGGGAGCGCTTCTACTCCAACAGCGCACCCGGCGGGCAGTTCTCCTTCTACACGAAGGACACCCGCCGGTGGGTCGCCGCGGAGACCACGTTCACCGGCAAGTTGTACGGCGTACTGCGCGCCCGGGCCACGAGTGTGAGTGCCGAGGAGACGTTCGCATGGTGA
- a CDS encoding MFS transporter codes for MKQLNDLLADFWQDYAALVLLAGGLLGVVLLISFAIWAKRSKKPLRPIALAFSMNLALLLNAEGMWVIAIDQLKLPPIFAVLVFAVFEICFLTATSLAAEQYRRTSTYAPDGTIVTPGHPGPMLWIAALIAGLSGVIVASNAVTFTEKLLRLAVPCMIFLMWWAALTAAGQRVRRGRFAYSPRRLAERWGWLIPDDDPDLVRMASERQVRRMVVNYHRVSAGRFPKPWWRNRLLKDARTAGEPVVDEVIEQLARIQRVMDLLVPGAVRIAVPVKTPVTAAADTPATAALAGLPSPSVNGSASAQALVQSLADVPAAAAAAPSDQAVQFVEPVRFVQPAPAEVAPPAVEVPSAAPTVADTDGEPTADDRPVTNGIPVRAEPVAEPVVPGRATVVERAVAAGVLPVPVQRGIVRDETAAPVPLSVPPAPAPAPAWAATPTGARPAVSIAGSPWWRLAVDRLSKLVAQEITAEDLPEMNYMRRTELARKLAPRVQELGEGVVRTFINEYISELDGEHVESAYPWRDFLPAPALAPTGSEAWHNALLDLRTALEEELGDGQPMDPEELADVLAPSAPRLDDSTIRRFIGDYVLALSGMTAPGNAQPWAELLPRPQSVRPASDEDLLEMHGAELFEHLRSTGRLSRYKVQAVTGIKSRVQADRIKSIIEERAAETATA; via the coding sequence GTGAAGCAGCTCAACGACCTGCTCGCCGACTTCTGGCAGGACTATGCGGCCCTGGTGCTGCTGGCCGGCGGCCTCCTCGGCGTGGTGCTGCTGATCAGTTTCGCGATCTGGGCCAAACGCTCCAAGAAGCCGCTGCGGCCGATCGCGCTGGCCTTCAGCATGAACCTGGCGCTGCTGCTCAACGCCGAGGGCATGTGGGTCATCGCCATCGACCAGCTCAAACTGCCGCCGATCTTCGCGGTGCTGGTGTTCGCGGTCTTCGAGATCTGCTTCCTCACCGCCACCTCGCTCGCCGCCGAGCAGTACCGGCGTACGTCCACCTACGCGCCGGACGGCACCATCGTCACGCCCGGCCACCCGGGGCCGATGCTGTGGATCGCGGCGCTCATCGCGGGACTCTCCGGTGTCATCGTGGCCAGCAACGCGGTCACCTTCACCGAGAAACTGCTGCGGCTGGCCGTACCGTGCATGATCTTCCTGATGTGGTGGGCGGCGCTGACCGCCGCCGGGCAGCGGGTGCGGCGCGGGCGCTTCGCCTACAGCCCGCGCCGCCTCGCCGAACGCTGGGGATGGCTGATCCCGGACGACGACCCCGATCTGGTACGGATGGCGTCCGAGCGTCAGGTCCGGCGGATGGTCGTCAACTACCACCGGGTCAGCGCCGGGCGGTTCCCCAAGCCGTGGTGGCGTAACCGGCTACTCAAGGACGCGCGCACCGCCGGGGAGCCGGTCGTCGACGAGGTGATCGAGCAGCTCGCCCGGATCCAGCGGGTCATGGACCTGCTCGTGCCGGGGGCGGTGCGGATCGCCGTGCCGGTCAAGACTCCGGTCACCGCTGCGGCCGACACCCCGGCGACCGCGGCCCTCGCCGGACTCCCGTCGCCGTCGGTCAACGGATCGGCCTCGGCGCAGGCACTGGTCCAGTCACTGGCCGACGTGCCGGCCGCAGCCGCGGCGGCACCGTCCGATCAGGCCGTCCAGTTCGTGGAGCCGGTCCGGTTCGTCCAGCCCGCTCCGGCCGAGGTCGCGCCACCGGCCGTCGAGGTGCCCTCGGCGGCTCCCACCGTCGCCGACACGGACGGGGAGCCGACCGCCGACGACCGGCCGGTCACCAACGGGATCCCGGTGCGGGCCGAACCCGTTGCCGAGCCCGTCGTTCCGGGTCGGGCCACCGTGGTGGAGCGCGCGGTCGCGGCCGGAGTGCTGCCGGTCCCCGTGCAGCGGGGGATCGTCCGTGACGAGACGGCCGCGCCCGTGCCGCTGTCCGTCCCGCCGGCTCCGGCGCCCGCGCCCGCCTGGGCGGCCACCCCGACCGGCGCCCGGCCGGCCGTCAGCATCGCCGGTTCGCCCTGGTGGCGGCTCGCCGTCGACCGGCTCAGCAAGTTGGTGGCCCAGGAGATCACGGCCGAGGACCTGCCCGAGATGAACTACATGCGGCGGACCGAACTCGCCCGCAAACTCGCGCCCCGCGTGCAGGAGCTCGGTGAGGGCGTGGTCCGCACGTTCATCAACGAGTACATCAGTGAGCTGGACGGCGAGCACGTGGAGTCGGCCTACCCGTGGCGTGACTTCCTGCCCGCCCCGGCGCTCGCCCCGACCGGTTCCGAAGCCTGGCACAACGCGCTCCTCGACCTGCGGACCGCGCTCGAGGAGGAACTCGGCGACGGCCAGCCGATGGACCCGGAAGAGCTCGCCGACGTGCTCGCCCCCAGTGCGCCCCGGCTCGACGACTCGACGATCCGGCGGTTCATCGGTGACTACGTGCTCGCACTCAGCGGCATGACCGCCCCGGGCAACGCCCAGCCCTGGGCCGAGTTGCTGCCCCGCCCGCAGAGTGTCCGCCCGGCCAGCGACGAGGACCTGCTGGAGATGCACGGCGCCGAACTCTTCGAGCATCTGCGCAGCACCGGCCGGTTGAGCCGCTACAAGGTGCAGGCGGTCACCGGGATCAAGAGCCGGGTCCAGGCCGACCGGATCAAGTCCATCATCGAGGAGCGGGCCGCCGAGACCGCCACCGCCTGA
- a CDS encoding class I SAM-dependent methyltransferase: MAHDSFLAPHSPAPHAGPGHDSRSERHDHSGHGHGHGDGHGHGHGDGLQEILDLDAEVTAAHLAELTARVAELAGEHPVNDILDIGAGTGTGTFALLQRFPAATVTAIDTADEMLSHLRDSAAARHLADRVRPLRADLDEAWPTTGPADLVWASSSMHHMADPDRVLRDVHAALRPGGLLAMIEMDRMPRFLPDDLGFGTPGTEARCHTLLDEARAAHLPHIGADWPSRLTAAGFRIVESREMTVDVPSPLPEPAIRYAYATLSRIRQSVADRLSPEDVSTLDTLLTRNGPQALHTRKDLRVTSTRAVWLATHS, encoded by the coding sequence ATGGCACACGACAGCTTCCTCGCCCCGCACAGCCCGGCCCCCCACGCCGGACCCGGCCACGACAGTCGCTCCGAACGCCACGACCACAGCGGCCATGGCCATGGCCACGGCGACGGTCACGGTCACGGTCACGGCGACGGTCTGCAGGAGATCCTCGACCTGGACGCGGAGGTGACCGCCGCCCATCTGGCCGAGCTCACCGCCCGCGTCGCCGAGCTCGCCGGCGAGCATCCGGTGAACGACATCCTGGACATCGGCGCGGGCACCGGAACCGGCACGTTCGCCCTACTCCAGCGATTCCCGGCCGCGACGGTGACGGCGATCGACACCGCCGACGAGATGCTGAGCCACCTGCGGGACAGCGCGGCAGCCCGCCACCTGGCCGACCGGGTCCGCCCACTCCGCGCCGACCTGGACGAGGCCTGGCCCACCACCGGCCCGGCCGACCTGGTCTGGGCGTCGTCGTCGATGCACCACATGGCCGACCCGGACCGGGTACTCCGCGACGTCCACGCCGCCCTGCGCCCGGGCGGCCTGCTCGCGATGATCGAGATGGACCGGATGCCCCGGTTCCTCCCCGACGACCTGGGTTTCGGCACTCCCGGCACCGAAGCCCGCTGTCACACCCTGCTGGACGAGGCCCGGGCCGCCCACCTGCCACACATCGGCGCGGACTGGCCGTCCCGGCTGACCGCGGCCGGTTTCCGCATCGTGGAGTCCCGCGAGATGACAGTGGATGTGCCGTCCCCGCTGCCGGAGCCGGCGATCCGCTACGCCTACGCGACCCTGAGCCGGATCCGCCAGTCCGTGGCCGACCGGCTGTCCCCCGAAGACGTGTCCACCCTGGACACCCTGCTCACCAGGAACGGCCCGCAGGCCCTGCACACCCGCAAGGACCTGAGAGTCACGAGCACCCGCGCAGTCTGGCTGGCCACCCACTCCTGA
- a CDS encoding helix-turn-helix domain-containing protein, whose product MTQDAEVDAVVRARIRGLRIAKGWSLDELAGRCFLSPSTLSRIETGHRRIGLDQLTAIARALGASLDQLVETAGDAVVIKPHHHPERGMTTWVLSGDDGRNGLTVARIRVSRPASRRPEDQRVHPGRDWFTVLSGTVELLLGEREVLVQEGEAASFSTMTPHAFGARGGPAEVIAVFDPDGERNHVDA is encoded by the coding sequence ATGACGCAAGACGCTGAGGTGGATGCGGTGGTTCGGGCTCGGATCCGAGGGCTCCGGATCGCCAAGGGTTGGTCCCTCGACGAGCTGGCCGGGCGGTGTTTTCTCAGCCCCTCGACCCTGAGCCGGATCGAGACCGGGCACCGGCGGATCGGGCTCGACCAGCTCACGGCTATCGCCCGGGCGCTCGGCGCCAGTCTCGATCAGCTCGTCGAGACCGCCGGTGACGCGGTCGTGATCAAGCCGCATCACCATCCGGAGCGGGGCATGACGACCTGGGTGCTGAGCGGGGACGACGGGCGCAACGGGCTGACCGTGGCCCGGATCCGGGTCAGCCGGCCGGCGTCGCGACGGCCGGAGGATCAGCGGGTGCATCCGGGGCGAGACTGGTTCACCGTGCTGTCCGGGACCGTCGAGCTGCTGCTCGGGGAGCGGGAGGTGCTCGTTCAGGAGGGGGAGGCGGCGTCGTTCTCCACCATGACGCCGCATGCCTTCGGGGCGCGGGGCGGGCCGGCCGAGGTGATCGCCGTGTTCGATCCGGATGGCGAGCGCAACCACGTCGATGCGTGA